A genome region from Scomber japonicus isolate fScoJap1 chromosome 15, fScoJap1.pri, whole genome shotgun sequence includes the following:
- the kdf1b gene encoding keratinocyte differentiation factor 1 gives MSAGSTGSLKRSSGPGSNRYGPSRSSSSQRSSYEERCVDPVEDLPYTPEPKSIHKAHLKDANGKESETIGFIPGSADPSSSAQTCNPCASPKNCRTFICSVLTCGLYRVCQRSVLAPCLAPKESSPDEPEKVSLQAVNQGDNKEEDGTDWLGDVRIGGVIVDSPREYLEVESKYVHLPSIQTQPSHLSLQESMKFDDWEDGDENVDSLITKKLLELYSEYQIEELARCTTDSVFLKKSRAINQLINSLAEEHKMDEQEAECRLVRGIIRISTRKSTKRRPRTPRTERTMSDSGNETMRESDSFTFSNNNDYKSNPNIQISELTSSDKCARDMWRNNGGHTSSSPTAYSPSNTETNSSGVPLIRTSVRT, from the exons ATGTCCGCCGGCAGTACTGGCAGTCTGAAACGCAGCTCAGGGCCTGGCAGCAACAGGTATGGACCCAGccggagcagcagcagccagagaTCGTCGTATGAGGAGCGCTGTGTGGACCCAGTTGAAGACTTGCCGTACACCCCAGAGCCAAAGTCAATCCACAAAGCTCACCTGAAAGATGCAAATGGAAAGGAGTCTGAGACCATTGGCTTCATTCCCGGTTCAGCTGACCCTTCCTCCTCGGCACAAACCTGTAATCCCTGTGCTTCTCCAAAGAACTGCAGGACCTTTATCTGCAGCGTGCTGACGTGCGGCCTCTACAGGGTCTGCCAGCGTTCAGTCCTCGCTCCGTGCCTGGCACCAAAGGAGAGCTCCCCAGATGAACCGGAGAAGGTGAGTCTCCAAGCTGTGAACCAGGGAGACAACAAAGAAGAGGACGGCACAGACTGGCTAGGGGACGTCCGCATCGGCGGAGTCATAGTGGACAGTCCAAGAGAGTATTTGGAGGTTGAAAGCAAATATGTGCATTTGCCCAGCATTCAAACACAGCCCAGCCATCTGTCCCTGCAGGAGTCCATGAAGTTTGATGACTGGGAGGATGGTGACGAGAACGTGGACTCTCTGATTACCAAGAAGCTCCTCGAGCTCTACTCTGAATATCAGATCGAAGAGTTGGCCAGGTGCACCACGGACTCTGTGTTCCTGAAGAAGAGCAGGGCCATCAACCAGCTCATCAACTCGTTGGCAGAGGAGCACAAAATGGACGAGCAGGAGGCAGAGTGTCGGCTGGTGCGCGGTATCATCCGCATCAGCACGCGAAAGAGCACGAAGAGGAGGCCGCGCACCCCCAGGACCGAGAGGACGATGTCGGACAGCGGCAATGAGACGATGAGGGAGAGCGATTCATTTACGTTCAGCAACAACA ATGACTACAAATCAAATCCAAACATCCAAATATCTGAACTGACCTCCTCCGACAAGTGTGCCAGAGACATGTGGAGGAACAATGGAG GACACACTTCTAGTTCACCAACAGCCTACTCGCCCTCCAACACCGAGACCAATTCTTCAGGCGTCCCACTAATTCGCACCTCAGTGAGAACATGA